The sequence CTACCTTACATTAATACTCATTTAAGCTAGAATCCAAAGCACAAACGCTGGTTGAAATCAGAGAAGCTTTGAAATATAGTTCTGTAGCACGAGATTGGCCGTCAATTGATAGGTTCTCTCTGTAGAATGAACGGCGTCCCAGaaaacagacttagatgcatctgaACAAGTAACTGGAGTAGCAGCGTTGCATGTAGGACCAATCTCAACTAATCCTGTGCCACAACATCCCCTGTCAGATTTCTCAAATCCTGCATACAACACCCACAGAGACTACCCATCAGAAATTTCCTTGTTAGATTAAATAATGTCCCAAACATTTTAGATTGCAATTCATACCATATTTGGATGGATTGTTTACAATGTCCAAGAAGCTGTAGTAAATGTCAATGTAGACCACTTTGATGCCGGGGATGCGAGCGTTCAGCTTATTCAAAGCTGATTTCAGTTTTGAATTATAAGAAACAGAGATTTGGTTTAGTTCCTCAATACATCCTTTCAATTCCGATTGTCCCATTATTGTTTTCTCAAGGGGCACACATCCCATAGGGGGTAACCCATAAACACCGAATTTGCGGGCACCGAGATTGTACATATCCTGCTCAAAAAAATCCCCCCACTCACTATAGGTAACGGTAAACTGTAATGACCAGTTTAAAAGGTTTTTTTAACCTGTACCTCTATGAAAGTGGTGCATGTCTGTTGCAGAAAGTCGATATACTGTGCAACGCTGAACTGATTTCTTCGGGTGGGAAGCAACAAATAATTGTCCCCAAAATCGTTAGTGCCTGTAACGCTCAAGTATATGGCTTCCCCAATTATATTCGATGCATTTTTCTCTCCCACCAGATCTGCCAAGTGAGCCTTATACTGTTTGAAGTTTCCCACTTGTTGCCAAATGGGTATCACACTCTGTAAATATTAAAGATCAAAATTTTAAGCTTCAACAAAAAAACGCTCATTCAATCTAAAGAACATTAAAAGTCTCCACCATGAAGTAATTTTCAAGAATAGTCCAGAAAACAAAATATATGAAATACTTACAGCAAGCTCTGCAGTGAGATTGTCTAATCCAGATCCAGCTGAAGCAAAGCTAACGCCTGTGAGAAGATCTTGCGTAGTGAGTTGAGGGTCTAGAAATGGTGGGAGCGTCTCCTTGAGCCCCAGCGCTTCAGCTGCATGCCAAAAAGCTTGTGAAAACACAGAATAGTAAAAAAGTTGTGGAATGAAATTAGTGAATTCCATACATACAGATGAAATCTGGTGAGAGTTTGCCGTTAGAAAAGCGGCCTGTAGGCTTGCCACCCATGAAATCTCGGCCGTATGGAGG is a genomic window of Cryptomeria japonica chromosome 7, Sugi_1.0, whole genome shotgun sequence containing:
- the LOC131057403 gene encoding GDSL esterase/lipase At2g42990, coding for MWSSNDGLYIFPTLCILVCAGIAIEGANTVKAKVPALFTFGDSIFDPGNNDFIPTAVKANNPPYGRDFMGGKPTGRFSNGKLSPDFISEALGLKETLPPFLDPQLTTQDLLTGVSFASAGSGLDNLTAELASVIPIWQQVGNFKQYKAHLADLVGEKNASNIIGEAIYLSVTGTNDFGDNYLLLPTRRNQFSVAQYIDFLQQTCTTFIEDMYNLGARKFGVYGLPPMGCVPLEKTIMGQSELKGCIEELNQISVSYNSKLKSALNKLNARIPGIKVVYIDIYYSFLDIVNNPSKYGFEKSDRGCCGTGLVEIGPTCNAATPVTCSDASKSVFWDAVHSTERTYQLTANLVLQNYISKLL